The Aquitalea magnusonii region TCGCTGTGTGTCCGGTTGTCGCCAGCCAGCTTCTGGCCATCGATCCATAAATAAAGTGGGAGGTAGGGTGTTGAGGACATCAGTAGACTCCTGTCGATTAAAGGAAAGGCACATTGGCTGCCTGAAGTTCGGATCAATATTATGTCGTTGAATGACAAATGTCACTAAGTGACATAATTTTGTGTGGCGTATTTGGTCCGTCAGCCATGCAGCATGGCCTTGCCTTTATGGACGTCTTGCCAAGCGTGATGAGGAAGATGATCAGCTATTGGTTCGGTCTCAAGAACGGTGACAGGCCAGAGAGAGTTCCTCTTTGCTCAGCAAGAAGTCAGGAGAGTCAGTCAGTCTGTCTACTGCCAGATCAATGAAGCGTCTTACACGTGCAGGTTGTGCAGCCCGGCTACCGTAATAAATGAACAGACTGTAGTTGTCGGCCATGTTTTCCAGCAGGATGGGCACGAGCTGGCCACTGCGGATGAGGTGCGCTGCGGTGGGTGCAGCAAGTTGGGCAATCACTTCACCTGCCAGTACGGCACGCAATTCAATCGTCTCGTCATTGGTACAGAAGACCGGATTGACCGGTTGATCCTGCATGCTGTCGCCTACCCGTACACGCCAGGGCACCACACGGCCATCACTGGCCCGGCGAAAGGCGCTGCAACGATGGGCACCCAGTTCGTACAGGCTCTGTGGCATGCCGTATTTGCGTATATAACTGGGTGCCGCGCAGATAATCAGCTGCATGGGAAACAGGCGGCGCGCCACCAGCCCTTCCTGTGGTGAA contains the following coding sequences:
- a CDS encoding LysR family transcriptional regulator, whose amino-acid sequence is MSINELRSITTFVRTAELGSLSKAAQAQQISPQAASKALGQLEQYLGVRLFHRTTRSMSLTEEGQRFLEAVQPSLIGFQQALTTVRKSKDELSGPLRIVGPRTTLHAVIGPVMDEYCRLYPEVQMDVQLDDRIGNWVEDRIDVGFRLGNSPQEGLVARRLFPMQLIICAAPSYIRKYGMPQSLYELGAHRCSAFRRASDGRVVPWRVRVGDSMQDQPVNPVFCTNDETIELRAVLAGEVIAQLAAPTAAHLIRSGQLVPILLENMADNYSLFIYYGSRAAQPARVRRFIDLAVDRLTDSPDFLLSKEELSLACHRS